In Nocardia asteroides, the following proteins share a genomic window:
- a CDS encoding L,D-transpeptidase has translation MGKKRGRPRSLRTMVPVALLAVFAVGATACSAAEGAGVEVAIDRNPITELMKPKLVSEIKDGQVGVSPGMPMAFQVEDGKFTEVTLTNKEGRAVAGKLAADGRSWATSEVLGYGKTYNLTASAMGLGGVNSTTLSFTTSSPNSQTKPYLLPGEGEVVGIGQPVAIQFDENIPDRRAAQDAIKITTEPAVEGAFYWVNNREVRWRPENFWAPGTKVTIDVNVYGKDLGKGLFGQDNIHSYFTVGDAQIFTADDNTHQVTVERNGQVIMTMPTSMGKDSTPTDNGIYIVSDRHEKIIMDSSTYGVSVNSPDGYRTPVDYATRISYSGIFFHSAPWSVGQQGYSNASHGCLNLSPANARWVYENAKRGDITIVKNTVGGTLSGVDGLGDWNIPWPEWKAGNADVA, from the coding sequence ATGGGTAAGAAGCGGGGGCGACCTCGGTCGCTGCGGACGATGGTTCCGGTGGCACTGCTCGCGGTGTTCGCGGTGGGCGCGACGGCGTGTTCGGCCGCGGAGGGCGCCGGGGTCGAGGTCGCGATCGACCGCAACCCGATCACCGAACTGATGAAGCCGAAACTGGTCTCCGAGATCAAGGACGGCCAGGTCGGCGTCTCGCCCGGCATGCCGATGGCGTTCCAGGTCGAGGACGGCAAGTTTACCGAGGTCACGCTGACCAACAAGGAGGGTCGCGCGGTCGCGGGCAAGCTGGCCGCCGACGGACGCTCCTGGGCGACCAGCGAGGTGCTCGGCTACGGCAAGACCTACAACCTGACCGCCTCGGCGATGGGCCTGGGCGGGGTGAACTCGACGACGCTCAGCTTCACCACGAGCTCGCCGAACAGCCAGACCAAGCCGTACCTGCTGCCCGGTGAGGGCGAGGTCGTCGGCATCGGTCAGCCGGTGGCCATCCAGTTCGACGAGAACATTCCCGATCGCCGTGCCGCGCAGGACGCCATCAAGATCACCACCGAGCCCGCGGTGGAGGGCGCCTTCTACTGGGTGAACAACCGCGAGGTGCGGTGGCGGCCGGAGAATTTCTGGGCGCCGGGCACCAAGGTGACCATCGACGTCAACGTCTACGGAAAAGACCTGGGCAAGGGCCTGTTCGGGCAGGACAACATCCACTCGTACTTCACCGTGGGCGACGCGCAGATCTTCACCGCCGACGACAACACCCACCAGGTGACCGTCGAGCGCAACGGCCAGGTGATCATGACCATGCCGACCTCGATGGGCAAGGACAGCACGCCCACCGACAACGGCATCTACATCGTCAGCGACCGGCACGAGAAGATCATCATGGACTCCTCGACCTACGGTGTCTCGGTGAACTCGCCGGACGGCTACCGCACCCCGGTGGACTACGCGACGCGAATCTCCTACAGCGGCATCTTCTTCCACTCGGCACCGTGGTCGGTGGGGCAGCAGGGCTACTCCAACGCCAGTCACGGCTGCCTGAATCTGAGCCCGGCCAACGCGCGCTGGGTGTACGAGAACGCCAAGCGCGGTGACATCACGATCGTGAAGAACACCGTGGGCGGCACGCTGTCCGGTGTCGACGGCCTCGGTGACTGGAACATCCCGTGGCCGGAATGGAAGGCGGGCAACGCCGACGTCGCCTGA